The proteins below are encoded in one region of Reichenbachiella sp. 5M10:
- the aroC gene encoding chorismate synthase: MSNSFGSVFKITTFGESHGRALGVTIDGCPAGIELDMAFIQDELARRKPGQSKITTQRKEPDSFEILSGVFEGKTTGTPMAMVIFNTDQKSKDYSHIAESYRPSHADFTYQEKYGIRDYRGGGRSSARETAARVAAGAVAKLALQQLGIAVQAYVSQAGTIKTDKAYHELDLSLTESNIVRCPDGEVADQMIALIDSVRKAGDTIGGVVSCVIKGTPVGLGEPVFDKLHARLGAAMLGINAVKGFEYGSGFEGAKMRGSEHNDIFDSEGGKVTTRTNLSGGIQGGISNGEDIYFNVAFKPVATIMRDQESIDIHGESVTVSGKGRHDPCVVPRAVPIVEAMAALTILDFYLLQKTTQL, from the coding sequence ATGAGCAATTCATTTGGATCTGTATTCAAGATCACTACTTTCGGAGAATCACACGGTAGAGCTTTAGGCGTGACCATCGATGGTTGTCCAGCGGGCATAGAGTTAGATATGGCTTTCATACAAGATGAACTGGCAAGAAGGAAACCAGGCCAATCCAAAATCACTACACAGCGCAAGGAGCCCGATTCGTTTGAGATATTGAGTGGGGTGTTTGAGGGCAAAACCACTGGTACACCTATGGCCATGGTGATATTCAATACTGATCAGAAAAGCAAAGATTACTCGCATATCGCTGAATCATATCGTCCTTCACATGCTGATTTTACGTACCAAGAAAAATACGGCATCCGAGACTATCGTGGAGGAGGACGTAGTTCGGCTCGGGAGACAGCGGCGCGTGTAGCAGCCGGAGCTGTGGCCAAACTGGCACTCCAGCAGCTCGGAATAGCAGTACAGGCTTACGTGTCTCAAGCCGGCACCATCAAGACGGATAAGGCATACCATGAGCTAGATTTGTCGCTCACCGAGTCCAACATCGTGAGATGCCCTGACGGTGAGGTGGCGGATCAGATGATCGCACTCATCGATAGTGTTCGCAAAGCAGGGGATACTATCGGGGGAGTGGTGAGCTGTGTGATCAAGGGCACGCCTGTCGGGTTGGGTGAGCCTGTGTTTGACAAACTGCATGCAAGATTGGGAGCCGCTATGTTAGGCATCAATGCCGTCAAGGGCTTTGAGTATGGTAGTGGCTTTGAGGGAGCCAAGATGCGTGGTTCTGAGCACAACGATATTTTTGATAGCGAAGGTGGAAAAGTCACGACCCGCACCAACCTGTCAGGGGGGATTCAAGGAGGGATTTCCAATGGAGAGGATATCTATTTCAATGTGGCATTCAAGCCTGTCGCAACCATCATGAGAGATCAGGAGTCCATCGATATCCATGGTGAATCGGTGACAGTGTCGGGTAAAGGCCGACATGATCCATGTGTCGTGCCAAGAGCCGTGCCGATCGTAGAAGCCATGGCAGCCTTGACGATCCTAGACTTTTACCTGTTGCAAAAAACTACGCAGCTTTAG
- a CDS encoding BatD family protein — MSKVGFSFVILWMVFGSVLSAQDVSIELGQTDIALNQMFTITIKVENARLQNYGGFPEIEGFQKRGTSSSSSTNFINGVRSSTQSLTQNYLPVSEGEHRLHPFRMTINGQSYTSEGQLIKVGPAMQQQQRRNSADPFGYDPFEELFGQRNRNQPQEFIDVEADAFLALTTDKSSVYPGEGFTMTLAFYVSQKNRAEMRFHQLGEQLEDIIKKIKPTNCWEENFNIESITAEPVKINGEEYNQFKIYQATYYPLNEETIEIPKVGLELIKYQVAKNRTYFGRNKKEELVMFYTKPKKVTIKEMPEHPLKESVAVGNYTLKEKISAEELRTGESFSYDFSIVGEGNISAINELELNSDENFDLFAPNIKQDISRSNGKVRGRKSFSFYGIPNEPGDFDMGEYFHWIYFNTKTETYDTLKSEIVLHVTGESKKNESILSNDMGSFYDGIELEDNTLISLDSRKNLRTIVNLVIFALIGISMALMFKK, encoded by the coding sequence ATGAGTAAAGTAGGTTTTTCCTTCGTTATTTTATGGATGGTTTTTGGTTCTGTTTTGTCAGCTCAAGACGTTTCTATTGAGCTGGGACAGACCGATATTGCCCTCAATCAGATGTTTACGATCACGATCAAAGTCGAGAACGCTAGGTTGCAAAACTATGGTGGTTTCCCAGAAATAGAGGGTTTTCAGAAGCGAGGCACATCTTCGTCCTCTTCTACGAATTTTATCAATGGGGTGCGCAGTTCTACCCAGAGCTTGACGCAAAATTACTTGCCAGTATCAGAGGGAGAGCACCGTCTGCACCCGTTTAGGATGACCATCAATGGCCAATCGTATACATCCGAAGGGCAGCTCATCAAAGTAGGGCCAGCCATGCAACAGCAACAGCGCCGGAACTCTGCTGACCCGTTTGGGTATGATCCGTTCGAAGAGCTGTTTGGTCAGCGCAACCGCAACCAGCCGCAGGAATTTATCGATGTGGAGGCAGATGCTTTTTTGGCTTTGACGACAGACAAATCTTCGGTATATCCAGGCGAAGGGTTTACGATGACGTTGGCCTTTTATGTTTCTCAAAAGAACCGTGCAGAGATGCGTTTTCATCAGTTGGGTGAGCAACTTGAGGATATTATAAAAAAAATAAAACCGACCAACTGCTGGGAGGAGAATTTCAATATAGAAAGTATCACCGCTGAGCCAGTCAAGATCAATGGCGAAGAGTACAATCAATTTAAAATATACCAAGCGACCTATTATCCTCTCAATGAAGAGACGATAGAGATACCGAAAGTGGGCTTGGAACTCATCAAATACCAAGTGGCAAAAAACAGGACCTACTTTGGTAGAAACAAAAAGGAGGAGTTGGTGATGTTTTATACCAAGCCGAAGAAGGTGACCATCAAAGAAATGCCCGAACACCCGCTCAAAGAAAGTGTAGCGGTGGGTAACTACACTCTCAAGGAAAAGATAAGCGCCGAAGAGCTGCGGACAGGTGAAAGTTTCAGCTATGACTTTAGTATAGTGGGAGAGGGAAATATCTCAGCAATCAATGAGTTGGAACTGAATAGCGATGAGAATTTCGATTTGTTCGCGCCCAATATCAAACAGGATATCAGCCGAAGCAATGGTAAAGTAAGAGGAAGGAAGTCGTTTAGCTTTTATGGTATACCCAATGAGCCAGGTGATTTTGATATGGGTGAGTACTTCCATTGGATCTACTTCAATACCAAAACGGAGACTTATGACACGCTCAAATCCGAAATCGTGCTACATGTGACAGGGGAAAGCAAGAAGAATGAATCCATCTTGTCCAACGATATGGGGTCGTTTTATGATGGGATCGAGTTGGAAGACAATACATTGATATCGCTAGATAGTCGTAAAAACCTGCGAACTATCGTCAATCTTGTTATTTTTGCGCTCATAGGGATATCGATGGCTCTCATGTTTAAGAAGTAG
- a CDS encoding prolyl oligopeptidase family serine peptidase gives MKTNYLLLLALLTCVACHPPTPSPERLETIPYISDTDQSERNYYLYIPKGYDSEDKDWPVILFLHGNGERGNGQEELAYTMAHGPIYEAWVQRRDLPFLMIMPQLHMFGLDTLGIPYLQNRDLNKAPKRLKSGTPQREAFFTTHSPMNGQVANDSFPYQQYGPMRGWEMVEKDLLHMIAQVKDEYRVDESKIYLSGLSYGGFGTWYMGSKHPDLFAAIHPVVGWGHPDLMPSLAHHQTPIWCFAGGRDEVIKVEYFYPGMNALDSLGHRQFKFTTEEDLGHDTWKRVYAGEDIYNWMLSQSKQ, from the coding sequence ATGAAAACGAACTATTTACTACTACTCGCTCTGCTCACATGTGTGGCATGTCACCCTCCTACCCCTAGTCCCGAAAGACTCGAAACAATCCCATACATCAGTGACACAGATCAATCCGAACGCAACTACTACCTCTACATACCCAAAGGGTACGACAGTGAGGACAAAGACTGGCCTGTGATTTTATTTTTGCATGGCAATGGCGAACGAGGAAACGGACAAGAAGAACTCGCCTATACCATGGCACATGGCCCCATCTACGAAGCATGGGTGCAACGCCGCGACCTCCCCTTCCTGATGATCATGCCCCAGCTCCACATGTTTGGGCTGGACACTTTGGGCATACCCTATCTGCAAAATAGAGACCTCAACAAGGCTCCTAAGCGACTAAAGTCTGGAACCCCTCAGCGAGAAGCTTTTTTTACAACTCACTCCCCGATGAATGGTCAAGTAGCCAACGACTCCTTCCCCTACCAGCAATACGGCCCGATGCGAGGTTGGGAAATGGTCGAAAAGGATTTGCTCCATATGATCGCACAGGTCAAAGATGAATACCGGGTGGATGAAAGTAAGATCTACCTCTCGGGGCTGAGCTATGGAGGATTCGGAACCTGGTACATGGGTAGCAAACACCCCGACCTTTTTGCGGCCATACACCCTGTAGTGGGATGGGGTCATCCAGACTTGATGCCCTCCTTGGCGCATCACCAAACACCAATCTGGTGCTTTGCAGGAGGCAGAGATGAAGTCATCAAGGTAGAATACTTCTACCCTGGCATGAATGCACTCGACTCGTTGGGTCATCGTCAATTCAAATTCACCACAGAAGAAGACCTTGGACATGACACCTGGAAAAGGGTCTATGCTGGAGAGGATATTTACAACTGGATGCTCTCACAGAGCAAACAATAA
- a CDS encoding mechanosensitive ion channel family protein yields the protein MKKSLLVLFLAVSFSSLARVQQDTITSRLESPYEALQTFVTNTEGEEENLSAASILFNNYKMKTEEKIEYTKKLEQILEGAGIYIFFDKVPKEQDYFDSLTNEHRYAFMEEYPDVFLLRKNGRWQIQPPEMAQIDTVHKKLFKFGTDFILSEEAKEDKLGAYFLGLKIWQWIGIVAIFVFSYLVRALFSLVFEKLIVRVLDKVSHREVGNRYILPVAKPIGTMAVFLSLAVVYPMLQLPKEVGYYVMLAIKGLVPFFGMIAFLRLINIVEIFMLRWVSKTESSLDDQLVPLLKRILRICVVIVGGLLILDNLSIPILPLLTGLSIGGLAFALAAQDTIKNFFGSLMIFVDKPFQIGDWITTGEIDGTVEEVGFRSTRIRTFRNSLIYIPNGQLADSTIDNNGLRQYRRFKTTLAIKYDTPPERIEVFVEGLKKIHNVHPNTHKDRFEIHLNDMGASSLDILFYIFFEAPTWSDELKFRQEIILEILKLGRLLSVHFAFPTQTLHVEDLPGQLSLSPEYTLTKKDLNERLDKYFMEKQDVEGGK from the coding sequence ATGAAGAAATCACTACTTGTCCTATTTCTAGCCGTATCATTCTCTTCGCTTGCTCGTGTGCAGCAAGACACAATCACCTCACGCTTAGAGTCTCCCTACGAAGCACTACAAACCTTCGTTACCAACACAGAAGGAGAAGAAGAAAACCTGTCTGCCGCATCCATCTTGTTCAACAACTACAAGATGAAAACCGAAGAAAAAATAGAATATACCAAAAAACTAGAGCAAATTCTAGAAGGTGCTGGCATCTACATCTTCTTTGACAAGGTTCCCAAGGAGCAGGACTATTTTGATTCGCTGACCAATGAGCATCGATACGCCTTCATGGAAGAATACCCCGACGTATTTCTCCTGCGAAAGAATGGGCGTTGGCAAATCCAACCGCCAGAAATGGCTCAAATCGACACGGTACATAAAAAGCTTTTCAAGTTTGGCACAGACTTCATCCTCAGTGAAGAAGCCAAAGAAGACAAACTAGGGGCCTACTTTCTCGGGCTAAAGATCTGGCAATGGATCGGCATTGTGGCCATCTTCGTCTTCAGCTACCTTGTTCGTGCGCTCTTTTCTCTAGTCTTTGAAAAGCTCATCGTACGAGTCCTTGACAAAGTCTCCCATAGAGAGGTTGGCAATAGATACATTTTACCAGTAGCCAAACCCATCGGTACCATGGCTGTATTCTTAAGTTTGGCAGTGGTCTATCCGATGCTACAGCTCCCCAAGGAGGTCGGCTACTATGTCATGTTGGCTATCAAAGGGCTCGTGCCTTTCTTTGGAATGATTGCCTTTTTGCGACTGATCAATATCGTAGAAATTTTCATGCTGCGATGGGTCAGCAAAACAGAAAGTTCACTAGATGACCAACTGGTCCCTCTACTCAAACGAATCCTTCGTATCTGTGTCGTCATTGTTGGTGGTCTTTTGATTTTGGACAATCTGAGCATTCCGATTCTGCCTCTTCTCACAGGTCTATCCATAGGAGGTTTAGCGTTTGCCTTGGCCGCCCAAGACACCATCAAAAACTTCTTCGGTTCGCTCATGATATTCGTTGACAAACCCTTTCAGATAGGCGATTGGATCACTACTGGAGAAATAGACGGCACGGTAGAAGAAGTGGGCTTTCGCTCCACACGTATACGTACCTTTCGCAACTCGCTGATCTATATACCCAACGGCCAGTTAGCCGACAGTACCATCGACAACAACGGTCTACGACAATATCGACGATTCAAAACTACACTAGCCATCAAGTATGATACTCCTCCAGAACGCATCGAAGTGTTCGTCGAAGGCTTGAAAAAAATCCACAATGTTCACCCCAACACCCACAAAGACCGCTTCGAAATTCATCTCAATGACATGGGTGCTTCGTCACTAGACATTTTGTTCTATATCTTCTTCGAAGCACCGACTTGGTCAGACGAGCTGAAATTCAGACAAGAGATCATCCTCGAAATCCTCAAACTAGGACGTCTATTGAGTGTTCATTTTGCCTTCCCAACGCAAACCCTACACGTCGAGGATCTACCTGGCCAGCTGAGTCTGTCTCCCGAATACACATTGACCAAAAAGGATCTAAACGAGCGTCTAGACAAGTATTTTATGGAGAAGCAGGACGTAGAAGGCGGTAAATAG
- a CDS encoding TVP38/TMEM64 family protein produces the protein MTFDRLGQQRFITLFRQNKSIGILMLWMAIVPLSASVLSAYFLVGREEAMSEWTMVAWLLLYGLTAVTMAMAITPTTYVALLSGYFFGWESLVAVVVAYQCASVLGYGLAKLLNEGFVSNLVKVYPKAKGYMDNVSQKQWATTVLSRLSPALPFALMNVVLSSSGIRFVPFFFGGLFGMLPRTVLFVWVGSKAHELQDALYQDQGVLWSLLISLVVLYAIYRLLRPASP, from the coding sequence ATGACATTTGACAGATTGGGACAGCAGCGGTTTATTACACTTTTTAGACAAAACAAAAGCATAGGGATACTGATGCTCTGGATGGCTATTGTGCCACTTAGTGCGTCGGTGTTGAGTGCGTATTTTTTGGTGGGTAGGGAGGAGGCTATGTCAGAGTGGACGATGGTCGCTTGGCTGTTGCTCTACGGTTTGACAGCTGTAACGATGGCGATGGCCATCACCCCGACGACTTATGTGGCTCTATTGAGTGGTTATTTTTTTGGGTGGGAAAGCCTCGTAGCTGTGGTGGTGGCTTACCAATGTGCTTCAGTACTGGGATATGGACTGGCCAAGCTGCTCAATGAGGGATTTGTGTCTAACCTTGTCAAGGTGTACCCCAAAGCGAAAGGATATATGGACAATGTCAGCCAAAAACAGTGGGCTACCACTGTACTTTCTCGTCTTTCACCGGCTTTGCCTTTTGCTTTGATGAATGTCGTTCTTTCCTCGTCAGGTATTCGGTTTGTGCCTTTCTTTTTTGGAGGGCTGTTCGGGATGTTGCCTCGTACCGTCTTGTTTGTTTGGGTGGGGAGCAAGGCGCACGAACTCCAGGACGCCTTGTATCAAGATCAAGGAGTACTCTGGAGTTTGCTTATTTCACTTGTCGTGTTGTACGCTATTTACCGCCTTCTACGTCCTGCTTCTCCATAA
- a CDS encoding PLP-dependent aspartate aminotransferase family protein — protein MKFGTKAVHAGVKPDPTTGAIMTPIYQTSTYVQPSPGKHKGYEYSRSQNPTRDALQSNLAALENANHGLVFASGMAAIDSVLRLLKPGDEVLSSNDLYGGTYRLFTQIYQEAGIKFRFVNLLDLTRVSEHFNENTKMVWIETPSNPMMNIIDIKGLSGVCKKFNALFCVDNTFATPYLQNPIKLGADIVMHSVTKYISGHSDVVMGALMLNRDDLHEKLAFIQNSTGAVAGPQDCFLVLRGVKTLHIRMQRHCENGRRIAFFLKSHPKVKDVFWPGFEDHKNHDIAKRQMSDFGGMISFALKSDKIENAIALMENLKLFSLAESLGGVESLVGHPASMTHATIPREERLKSGLKDSLIRLSVGIEDAEDLVIDLEKALG, from the coding sequence ATGAAATTTGGAACAAAAGCCGTACATGCTGGGGTAAAGCCAGACCCCACCACTGGAGCCATCATGACGCCTATTTACCAGACCTCTACCTATGTACAGCCGTCTCCCGGCAAACACAAAGGGTATGAATACTCTCGTTCGCAAAACCCGACCCGAGACGCATTGCAATCGAACCTGGCCGCTTTGGAGAATGCCAACCATGGATTGGTATTTGCATCGGGAATGGCAGCCATTGATTCGGTTCTGAGACTTTTGAAACCTGGCGATGAAGTTCTCAGCTCCAACGATCTCTATGGTGGCACCTACCGTTTGTTTACACAAATCTATCAAGAAGCAGGCATCAAATTCCGCTTTGTGAATCTCCTAGACCTGACTCGAGTCTCGGAGCATTTCAACGAAAACACTAAAATGGTTTGGATCGAAACTCCCTCCAACCCCATGATGAACATCATCGATATCAAAGGGCTAAGTGGAGTATGCAAAAAATTCAACGCGCTGTTTTGTGTGGACAATACTTTCGCCACCCCCTACCTACAAAACCCCATCAAACTAGGAGCAGACATCGTCATGCACTCCGTCACCAAATACATCTCAGGACACTCAGACGTAGTGATGGGGGCACTCATGCTCAACCGTGACGATCTCCACGAAAAACTTGCCTTCATACAAAACTCAACAGGAGCTGTAGCTGGACCTCAAGATTGCTTTCTTGTGCTCAGAGGGGTCAAAACACTGCACATCCGCATGCAGCGACATTGTGAAAACGGACGCCGTATTGCTTTCTTTTTGAAATCACACCCGAAGGTAAAAGACGTTTTTTGGCCGGGATTTGAAGATCACAAAAATCATGACATAGCCAAGCGGCAAATGTCCGACTTTGGTGGCATGATCTCCTTTGCACTCAAATCTGACAAAATCGAAAACGCAATTGCTCTCATGGAAAACCTCAAGCTGTTCTCTCTAGCCGAATCTCTCGGAGGGGTAGAATCACTCGTAGGCCACCCTGCCAGCATGACACATGCGACTATCCCACGCGAAGAGCGCCTCAAATCTGGTCTCAAAGATTCGCTTATACGACTAAGTGTCGGGATAGAAGATGCCGAAGACTTGGTCATTGATTTAGAAAAAGCACTGGGCTAA
- a CDS encoding methylenetetrahydrofolate reductase — MLNNKIEQNKSGYLFYGLTPPKDNTDEEKIHAIASRQIERLKNINLDALVLYDIQDESARTDVPRPFPFMQTLDPGAYSARYLQDLDVPKIIYKSVGKFTQAGFQEWLATNPNQIEYSVFVGSPSTGQEGLSLNDAYEIKESADSKLIIGGVTIPERHFKKQDEHLRVVRKIENGCRFFISQCVYSLDNAKDFLSDYYYHCQDTNTPLAPIIFTLTPCGSVKTLQFMEWLGIYIPKWLKNDLERSEDILSRSLDICKIVAKELLEFSRVKNIPIGFNIESVAIRKAEIDASIDLLREVDMMQRASALKNELLTNKS, encoded by the coding sequence ATGCTAAATAATAAAATTGAACAGAACAAAAGTGGTTATTTATTCTATGGCTTGACTCCTCCCAAGGATAACACCGACGAGGAAAAAATCCATGCCATAGCCAGTCGCCAGATCGAAAGACTCAAAAACATCAATCTAGACGCCTTAGTTCTGTACGATATACAGGACGAATCTGCTCGAACAGACGTCCCTCGTCCGTTCCCGTTCATGCAGACGCTGGATCCTGGTGCATACAGTGCCCGCTACTTGCAGGATCTAGACGTACCCAAGATCATATACAAAAGTGTCGGCAAGTTCACCCAAGCGGGGTTTCAAGAGTGGCTGGCTACCAACCCCAATCAGATCGAGTACTCAGTATTCGTCGGATCACCTTCTACAGGGCAAGAAGGCCTATCACTCAACGACGCATACGAAATCAAAGAATCGGCAGATTCCAAGCTCATCATCGGTGGAGTCACCATCCCCGAGCGACATTTCAAAAAACAAGACGAACACTTACGTGTCGTACGCAAAATCGAAAACGGCTGTCGCTTCTTCATCTCCCAGTGCGTCTATAGTCTCGACAATGCCAAGGATTTCTTGTCCGACTACTACTACCACTGCCAAGACACGAACACACCGCTCGCACCCATCATTTTCACCCTCACTCCGTGCGGATCTGTCAAGACGCTGCAGTTCATGGAGTGGCTAGGCATCTATATCCCCAAATGGCTCAAAAACGACCTAGAGCGTTCGGAGGATATACTCTCACGCTCGCTCGACATCTGCAAAATAGTCGCCAAAGAACTCCTAGAATTTAGCCGAGTGAAAAACATTCCCATTGGGTTCAATATCGAAAGTGTCGCCATTCGCAAAGCGGAGATAGATGCATCTATCGATCTCTTGCGTGAAGTGGACATGATGCAGCGTGCCTCTGCACTCAAAAACGAACTACTCACCAACAAATCCTAG
- a CDS encoding phenylalanine 4-monooxygenase — MLENRTPYAFPTEPMHQDYSQYSEEHFEVWKRLYQKQITLLQDRASEAYSQGLEVCGFTPKEIPVLDSINQNLETATGWHIYVVPGLIADQPFFEFLHNKHFPVTTWLRRLDQLEYLEEPDMFHDVFGHVPLLSNPHFSEFMKGLAAIALKHIDSPQAIELMSRLYWFTVEFGLIREDGKIKIYGAGIVSSPGESLYALEDPNVPRIPYDVSTVLDTPFYKHDFQKQYFVIDSYQTLFDSLPELEVCIAARAHSSSL, encoded by the coding sequence ATGTTGGAAAACAGAACACCTTATGCCTTTCCTACCGAACCGATGCATCAGGATTACAGTCAGTATTCTGAGGAGCATTTTGAGGTTTGGAAACGACTCTATCAAAAGCAAATCACCCTACTGCAAGACCGTGCTTCGGAGGCCTACTCGCAGGGTTTAGAAGTTTGCGGCTTCACGCCAAAGGAAATCCCAGTCTTAGACTCAATCAACCAAAACCTAGAAACTGCTACGGGATGGCACATCTATGTCGTCCCTGGCTTGATCGCTGATCAACCCTTTTTCGAGTTTCTGCACAACAAACACTTTCCTGTCACCACGTGGTTGCGCAGACTCGACCAACTCGAATACCTCGAGGAGCCAGACATGTTTCACGACGTGTTTGGGCACGTTCCTTTGCTCAGCAACCCGCACTTCAGTGAGTTCATGAAAGGACTGGCCGCCATCGCGCTCAAACACATCGATAGTCCACAAGCGATTGAACTGATGAGCAGACTGTATTGGTTTACAGTAGAGTTTGGATTGATCAGAGAGGATGGAAAAATCAAAATCTATGGCGCAGGCATCGTGTCCTCTCCTGGCGAATCGCTCTATGCCCTAGAAGACCCCAACGTGCCACGCATCCCCTATGATGTATCTACTGTACTCGACACGCCCTTTTACAAACACGACTTCCAAAAGCAATACTTCGTCATCGACAGCTACCAGACTCTCTTTGATAGCCTGCCCGAGCTAGAAGTCTGTATAGCTGCAAGAGCTCATTCCTCTTCTCTGTAA
- a CDS encoding M1 family metallopeptidase, translating to MRYVLLSLLLFAAQLSTAQTYDRQDSLRGTITPERVWWDLTYYHLTVEVLPERKSLVGSNLIQYEVLEPHQVIQVDLQPPLKITQVTQDGKVLDFKSEGNAHFISLQKEQKKGATESIVVTYSGQPREAVHAPWDGGISWKKDEKGKHFIASSCQGLGASVWWPCKDHMYDEVDSMLISVEVPKGLIDVSNGRLVKTEENKKKKTKTYHWAVSNPINNYGVNINIGNYTHWHETYAGEKGTLDIDNWVLRYNEKKARAQFKENHRMLEAFEHWFGPYPFYEDGFKLVEAPYLGMEHQSSVTYGNKFANGYLGRDLSGTGWGLKFDFIIIHESGHEWFANNITHRDAADMWIHESFTAYSEGVFVEYFYGTDAGREYIRGTRANIQNQYPVIGDYGINAEHHDSDVYYKGSNMLNTLRSWINDDDKWREILRGLGEEFYHQTVTSQQIEDYISQHAGLNLEAFFDQYLRDIRVPTLEYFAKDESLFYRWTNTIDTFDMPVQVTIDGQPQSLSPQQGKWQEVSGHSLSPDSNYYISVMKIK from the coding sequence ATGCGCTACGTACTACTTTCATTATTGCTCTTCGCGGCTCAACTGAGCACAGCACAAACCTACGACAGACAAGACAGCCTACGTGGCACGATCACACCGGAGCGTGTCTGGTGGGACCTGACCTACTACCACCTGACCGTGGAGGTACTGCCAGAGCGCAAAAGCCTCGTGGGTAGCAACCTGATCCAGTACGAAGTGTTAGAACCGCATCAGGTCATACAGGTCGACCTACAGCCTCCACTGAAGATCACGCAGGTGACACAGGATGGAAAAGTACTTGATTTCAAATCCGAAGGCAATGCACATTTCATTTCCCTCCAAAAAGAACAAAAAAAAGGTGCTACAGAGTCCATCGTCGTGACCTATAGCGGCCAACCGAGAGAAGCAGTCCACGCGCCGTGGGATGGCGGCATCAGTTGGAAGAAGGACGAAAAAGGCAAGCACTTCATCGCCAGCTCTTGCCAAGGGCTGGGCGCATCGGTCTGGTGGCCATGCAAGGATCACATGTACGACGAAGTGGACAGCATGCTGATCAGTGTAGAGGTGCCCAAAGGCCTCATCGACGTATCCAACGGACGCCTCGTCAAGACAGAGGAAAACAAAAAGAAAAAAACGAAGACCTATCACTGGGCAGTCTCCAACCCCATCAACAACTATGGCGTCAACATCAACATCGGCAACTACACCCACTGGCACGAGACCTATGCGGGAGAAAAAGGGACGCTGGACATAGACAACTGGGTACTCCGATACAACGAAAAAAAGGCGCGTGCGCAGTTCAAAGAAAACCACCGCATGCTAGAAGCCTTCGAACACTGGTTCGGCCCCTACCCCTTCTACGAGGATGGATTCAAACTCGTAGAAGCGCCCTATCTCGGCATGGAGCACCAAAGCTCCGTTACCTATGGCAATAAATTTGCGAATGGCTATCTGGGCAGGGATCTGAGTGGTACAGGCTGGGGACTCAAATTTGATTTCATCATCATCCACGAGTCAGGACACGAGTGGTTTGCCAACAACATCACCCATCGTGATGCGGCTGACATGTGGATACACGAGAGTTTCACGGCCTACTCCGAAGGGGTGTTTGTAGAGTATTTCTACGGCACAGATGCGGGCAGGGAGTACATCCGCGGCACCCGTGCCAACATCCAGAATCAATACCCTGTAATCGGCGACTATGGCATCAACGCAGAGCATCACGATTCGGACGTGTACTACAAAGGCTCCAACATGCTCAACACCCTACGCAGCTGGATCAATGATGACGACAAATGGCGTGAAATTCTGCGTGGATTGGGAGAGGAGTTTTACCACCAGACGGTCACCAGTCAGCAGATCGAGGACTATATCTCTCAACACGCTGGCCTGAACCTAGAAGCCTTTTTTGACCAGTACTTGAGAGATATACGTGTACCGACTTTGGAATATTTCGCAAAGGACGAGAGCCTTTTCTACCGCTGGACCAACACCATTGACACTTTTGACATGCCGGTACAGGTCACCATCGATGGTCAACCTCAATCCCTCTCTCCACAGCAGGGCAAATGGCAGGAAGTCTCAGGGCATTCGCTGAGCCCTGACAGCAACTACTACATCTCCGTGATGAAAATCAAATGA